AGCTTGAGCAATATTCTTTGCTTCAAGTATTGCCTGCTCACGTCCTTTTTCCCAAGGCTTATTAGCGATGGATTCATACGCCTCTTTGAAGCTACCATAAAGTTTTCGACTATCGAGATCACGTTCAAACTGAGCAATATGACCTTGCTTACCGTAGTAGCCACACATTTCATCGAAGACTTTAACAAATACTGCCAATAAAGCATCAACCTGTGTCTTACTAATGACGTCTGCTTTTTGATCAATATTAAACAAAATGCTTTTAGAGGGAATCGCAACCGCGTTTTTGATACCAGAGCTCAATACATCATTGTCACCACATTTAGGTAAGAATAACTCCAGTGCTGATGTGCTATCTATTTGACGATTCTCAAGTAATAGCGCCAACATTTTTAATAAGTGAGATTTTCCCGAACCAAAAAATCCAGAAAGCCAGACACCATTAGCAACCTGATAGTCATTGTAAGCATCGAAAAATGATATTAGACGATTTTCTACTTCATCTGTTAATACATACTCTTCTAACTCTAGGCGTAGGCTGGCTTCATCATCAGCTTTAATTACACCTTCAATTGGACGATTTACTGGTTTTTGAAATATTGTTTTAAGGGCAGTCATATCTGTCTCATTATGCTTCACAGTGATAAATATTAAATGCTCGATAGTATTTGTCATCATGCAGTCTGCCAAATAAATCAAGCGATGCGCCAGACTCTAAAGAATGAGTGTAGGCTCCTGGAAAAAAGATAACGGTTGGTTTTTCTTTGGCTGTACTTTGTAAGTTATTCAAAACGTTATGCGAACGTATATACGGGAAAACCTCACCAACACCTGATAGAAAAAGAACATCGTATTCTGTACTACTTAGCTTGCTGGCAATCGCTGGTGCCAAATGAGACTCAGGATCTAAGACTCCTTGAAGCAACTCTTTCAGCTGTTCTTTGTCAATCTGCTGTTCCACTTCTAGTATCTGATCAAAAATCTCGCGCTCTTTAAGTAGCTCTATAGACAGATCATACAAATTTATAGCCAAGATATTGATACCATTTTTCTGTAACTGCTTAGTTAATTGGTCTTCAAGACGTAGCATCTCGTTTGATTCTTCAGGCCTAAAAGGACAAATGAAAAATGGAACCTCATTCCCTAGACCTTGCATCTTAAGGAAATGCTCACTTGAAATGACAGAAAAAAGATGGTCATAACTTTTTTTATCACATGCTTGTACGTTGCTCATAGTCATGACAGCACTCCCTTATATTGCATTTTCAGAAATCGTGAAGTATTTGATATCTCTACTACCATTACGCTTTATCGTTTCTATTAGCCTTGAGCTCAACATAGTGGCTTGAATATTATTTTTTCTGTCTAAGAAATTGGCATCTCGAAGCATTTTAAATAACACCTGTCTAAGCTTTTTTCTCGTACTTATACTTAAACTATCAAGCTCACTATGCCAGTCACACTTTCTATTCAGAAACGTATCAAAATCTGAGTGTTGAAGATCTGGTTTGAAAGTGATAAAACGCTCTCGTAGCACTTCAGTAGCAAAATCAGCAATGAAGTGATAATAACGACAAATTGCAATCCACAGTATATAGGCTTGTTCTTGGCGCTCAGACTCTATAAGTAACGTAAGCTCATCAATATTAAGTGTTCTCAAGCGAGCTATAATTTCATGGCTCAGCCTTTTAAGTGTACTTAATGCTCTAGATTGAAGTAAATTCTCAGCAATCACTTTATCTTTCACTAAATCCCAGTCGCCTAATTCAAGATATAACTTGGCTATCGTTACTGACTCTGGCTGTAGCAGCGCACCAGCTGTAAATGACATATTGTATTTTTGGCTATTCATCTATTTTTAACCTGCTTAAAAAAACGCTTAACCTGCATTTAGAGGTTGAACGTTTTTGATAATGCTTATTGTTTATTGCTATAAAGTAACGCAGGCCAGTATTGTACATGGTTCTGTATATTGCTTAAACATTATGTATATAATTGAGGTATGCTGAAGAAACTGTAGAGCTAAACTTAGTAAACTAAGAACTCGACAAAGAGTTTACCATCACAAAGAAAATTAGAACTTATAGTACAGAATTTAAAGCAGAAGCCGTTAAGAAGATAGTGGACAATAACGGTAATATTTCAGCGACTTCAGAACAGCTAAGCACAGCCATGTAAACGTTATCCAACTGGCATAACCAAGCCAATCAAGACAAGCTTGTCGGTACGGAACAATATGATCCGCTTATGGCGGCTCTTCTGTTATCTGTTTAATAAGCGTACTGATCACAGCTAGGTTGATCGCCATTATCACAAGCTTTACTATACCAATCTCTTGACTGCTTTTTATCTTGAAGAACACCTCTGCCCTCAAAGTACATTAAACCAAGACTATTTTGAGCTAAGGCATATCCTTGATTGGCCGCCTTCAAATACCATTTGGCTGCTTTTACGTTATCCTTACTAACGCCAGCACCTTTTTCGTACATATCACCGATATTATTTTGAGCCCCAGCATCTCCTTGATAGGCAGCTTTTAAATACCAATCCATTGCCTGATCATAATCCTTTTTAATGCCTCTACCGTTATGATACATCCATCCAAGATTGTACTGCGCATCACCATACCCTTGATCAGCAGCTTTCCTGTACCATTCAACTGCTTTAACAGAGTCTTGACTAACGCCGTCAGCGTGCTCGTACATCCACCCAATATTAAATTGAGCCGATGCATTGCCTTGTTCTGCTGCCTTCTGATACCACTCAAATGCTTTAGCAGTGTCTTGAGCAATACCACTACCTTCGTCGTACATCACACCAAGGTTGAATTGAGCTGATGCCCTCCCTTGATTAGCTTGTACACTCGTCGTAGTAAAGTCTGCTGCAACAACAGGTACTTCAAGCCCTACTAACAAGCCTAAAACTATTAACCTGTAAAGAAACATCTGCCTTAGCGTTTGTAGATTCATATTTATTCCTTTTCAACTATCCAATATCTGGTCTGCTAAATAATCTGGCACACCTAAGAAGTATCCCTTCATCGTCATCCGATCAAAGCTATAAATATGAGCGTGAGGCGCTTCTTTACAGCGCCCTACCAACGGCGGCATTTGATCTGGCTTACCGTTAGCAAGCTCTATCAATCCTGAGCAAATTGGACAAGTTGCAGTAAACTCTGTGACTCTCGCTACATTCAGCCTATCTTTATCCCAATACATCTCAATATCCGCATTAACGACATTAATATTTGCAAAGAACATAGGCGCTTTAATAACACGGTAATAAGGCAGTCTATATAACGGCACAAAGAAATATCGCCAATTAAGGTAAGCCAAAGGAATGAATGCCACAAAAATTATGGCTTGCCAAAGCTTAAAATTTGGCAAATCGCTTAGTAATAAGATAACGAGTAACGAAAATATAGCAATAAGGATATCTACTAAAAAACTCAGCATCAGCAGAATCATTAGCAAAACGCCTCGAAAGCTTAAGATCTTTAGCTCACCCTTTTTGAAGAAAAGACGAGTGAATAAAGATGGCTTAATCTCAGAAGTCGCTTTGCGCTCATAAGTAATACTACTTAAATCCTCATCATCCTCATCATCCTTATCAGACTCAAAGACAGCAGATCCAGCTATCTGCTCTTCATCTACTTCCTCATTTTCAATAGCTTTAATGCTCATCCATACTAGGGTTCTGTTCTTAGCACCACCCTCTGACACAGATGAGATCACTTCTGGCAAATAACCTATATCATTAAACGCCTGTTCACAGTCTGGTTGTGACTCAATAAACCTTATTAACTCTACATTTAATCTATCCGTTTTTATTTTGTTTTTAGCAATTTCACTGCTCACAGTATTTTCATTTACGCCTCTAGCTTTGGCGTAAATAACTTGCCTCGATAACTTCTCAGGCTCAAAATCTTCGTCCGAATATTTCAGTTTGTTGAGCTGTGCGTCAACTATTATTCTTAGACAATGATCATAAAAAGTATTTCTTGGGAAATTAAGTAATTGTTTCTTGAGCTCTTCAAAGACATCTAAGTGTATGTTTTTCATAGGTAAGTACCGATTAAGACCCTATTATACCCCCAATAGCAGTCTGTTTTAGAGGCAGAATTCTTCTCATAATTACCTCACTCTTAACCAACTAACAAGAGGATGGTAACTATGTCAATGTCAATCGCTGTTAATGAGCAAAAGCAAATCGTCAATGTTAAGCAAGTCGAGCGAGGGCTGGCTTGTATGTGTTTTTGCTTTGAATGTGGTGAGCCTGTAGTGGCTCGTAAGGGTGACAAGAATGAGCATCATTTTGCGCATCTTAACAATAAAGAAAGCTGCACTATTCACCCTGAAAGCATCCTACACAAGTTTGCTAAGCAAGTCATTATGCAAGAGAGGTATTTAACGCTACCATCCCTACCTGATGATGAAAATAGCGAGGATAAAACTTGGGAGTTTGACCACCTAATCGAAGAGCAAGCTGTTAGCTGTATTCGACCGGATATAGTCGCAACGGTAGACGGGGAAATGATGTTTATTGAAGTTGCTGTGACTTCTTTCATCGATACTGATAAATCAGATTTTATTAAGCAATTGGGTATCAAGACCGTTGAAATCGATTTGAGGGAAATCATCGCACAAGGTATTGAGTTGCCGAGTGAGGAAGCAAAGGTTCATATTTTAGACTGTGCCAGTAATAAACGGTGGATATTCCCAGCACCGAAATCTTTAACAATACCAGTAGCCCCTACACCATTACCTGAGCCTCTCTATAATTGCCAGAGCAGCACTGATGAGAATAGCAATGGAAGCTTTGACAAAGGCTATACGATCTATCGCTTTACCATCAATCATGCTTGGGTCGACGTCAGAGTCTTTAATTCAGGCATGGTATCTATTAAGTGTGTGACCTACAACCATGATGTTATTGAAATACTAAAGCAATGGCGTAACGAAGGCGGTGGTCAGTACAATCAAAAATATAAGTCATGGAATTACTTCAAACCATTTTCAGACACCGTCTTTCAGCGACTGCAAGAAATGGACATGACCCCTACTGCTTAAATATGATTCTATTTGATAATACGGAGAATAAAACTATGACACTCACTACTATGCTACTAATTACAATACTGCTGATATTAGCCATGCTTGTATGGGCTATACAACGGATACAATTACAAAATAAGGCTTTGCTACAAAGTGAACGAGATGTTGCGCAAATTAGGAACGATATGCTCGAAAGAGAAGCAGGCTTTCAACAGCAATTAGCAAAAGACATTAAAGAGGCTCAAAAGCGTTCCAACAATATGCAGCGCAATGTGCTAAAAGGTCAAATTGGCGAACAGTTCACGCCCTTTATTACTGACTTTCCTTACAACCCTTCAGACTGCCGATTCATGGGTGAACCGATTGACTACGTCATCTTCCAAAACTTGCATGAATGCGCCGATGGCAACGTGCCTATCGAGGACGTGCATCTCATTATTGCAGAAGTTAAAACAGGGAATGCTAGGCTAAACCAACGGCAGAAGATTATTAAACAAGTAATCGAAAATGGGCAGGTTAGCTTTAAAGAGCTTAGGATAAAACACTGTGAAGATACGGAAGATATGCGTGTGAATGTTAGTGCCTAGTTCAGTCTTTCTATTCACTCCAACCTTTATATATACAGTCTCTATAATCTTCTTAAAACATATTTACTGGAAAAATAAAGACCATTCATTAATCTCTAGGGAGACACTTAAGTAATTGTTTTATATAGATATTTAATGATAAAAATTCCATTAATAGTCTTTTTTAATGAAAAGACTATTTTTGCAACAGCATTAATCCTAAATAAAACACGATACATTCTTAGTCAAAATGTATTAATCATAGAAGCATGACAGTTGCAAGTATATGACATTCATTACCAGCAAATTCAATTTCATATAAAGGGGATTTTCATCAATGATATATATAGGGGCTATTTAAATAGTACAAACAATCGTATAAAGTTATCCAAGGTAGAAGCTGAAAATTTATCATACTTCAATAAAATTAAACGACCAGCGCTAGATCTTATATCAAATCAAATACATGTTGAGTTGTTGGAAAAACCAGCACGTGAACAGTTATCTATCTCAAAGTCAGCTTAGTGACCTAATACTAAGGATTTCTATCTAACTCCGAGCATTCTACTATTAACTTGTCAGATTCTTATCTACAAGTTAATACATCTGAAACACCCTACAAAAACTCTTTCCAAGATTATATTGAGCTATTGCAAGTATTATAACAAAGTGAACCTTAATACACTCAATAATACTACATGTACATTAATATGATATATTATCATGGAAACCACAATATTTTGTTAAAAGTGACTTAATATGATTACTTATATTCGCTTTAATAATTTTTACTCTTACTCAGAGTCTACTGAGGTGTCATTCTCTTTGGGTAAGCAACCTACTAAGACTGACTATGATTTTTATGTTGATACCACGCAAGACCAGTATCGACTAAATAAAGTCACAGCTGTTCTTGGCGCGAATGGCTCCGGTAAAACGCAGCTATTAAAAGCCATTGCTTTTCTTCGTTGGTTTATGTGTGAATCTACTAGCAGCCTTGACTCAGAGCAACCTATTTCTTTTAGCCAATTTGCGCTAAGTAATGATGAATTTTCTGAATTTGAATTTGGTTTTTTACTTAAAAATGCTGATGGCATTTATGATGAGTATCGCTATGAGCTAACGTTGACACAGCATAGCGTGGTTAAAGAGGCATTATACAAAAAGACCAGTAGCCAATTTAGCTATGTATTTATACGTCATCATGACGGTGACAAGCTTAGCTATAAGCATCGTAACTTTGTCATTCCCTCTTTAGCTGATGATGTGAAAAAAAACGCCTCACTTATCAGCTATGCCAATTTGCTCGATGAGCCATTGGCAGAAGCCATTTTTGATATGTTCAATCACTATAAAACTAATGTAGTCTCAATGGGTAGGCTTGGTAGCCTTAGCCAATCTATACCTGAAATGACAGAATTATTTGCTAGAGATGATGGTTTAAAACAAACCGCTGAAAAGCTACTTTGTCAGTTCGATACGGGCATCGATGAGATTAATATAAAAAGCGTGATGATGGTAAACGAGGGTAAACAGCAAGAAGTACTGCTACCTTTTGGTGTTCATAAAGTGGGTGATGAATCATTTGAGCTTATGATTTATGAAGAGTCTAATGGTACACAATCAGCCTATAGCTTGCTTGGGCTCATATTGCCAGTGCTTAAGAATGGTGGTGTGGCCATTATTGATGAGCTTGATAATGACTTACACCCCCTACTGTTACCTGCCATTTTTGATTTGTTTCGCTCATCGCATCATAATCCTCATAATGCTCAGCTTATTTTTAGTTGCCATACCCCTGAGGTGTTCAACTTATTAAACAAGCATCAAATTTATTTGGTCGAAAAATACGAGCAAGCTTCAGAATCTTGGCGGCTTGATGAGATGGAAGGGATTCGTAATGATGATAACCTTTATGCAAAATATATGGCTGGCGCATTTGACGCGATACCAAATCTATAAGGGGTTAGATTATGGCAAAGCGCAAACCTACTAGATCCGTCAACAAAACCACCCTACTCGTGATGGGTGAAGGTGAGCATGACAAGGCATTTTTAAGTCACATGAAAGGTATCTATCATGAAAGGCGCTCTGGCAGTAAAATTACGCTTGATTTTTCGAGTGGTGGCTCTCCACACGATATCATCAAGGACACAGTTAAAAAGAGTCGTCACGTTGATTATGACCAGAAGTTTATTCTGATGGATAGTGATGTTCCTGTTGAGCAACAAGATATTAAAGTAGCTAAAGATTCAGGTATCACCATGTTATACTCAACACCACTATGCCTAGAAGGCATGTTGCTTAGCATACTGAAACAGAATATTCCTCATACCGCGCAAAAGTGTAAGAGTCTGTTGCATCCACAATTATCCGATAATCCAGCGTTACCGAAAAGCTATGATCCCTTATTCGCTAAGCCAGTGCTTGATGGGACCAATCATGCCACAGTCGTAACGTTACGCTCATTATTAGGCATTAAACAAAAAAAATAACCGTCTCACTTTTAAGTAAGACGGTTCACTTAATAACTAAGCTGATCTTGCTTCAATTTTTTCATTAATCCACTCTGCAATCTCACTTGCTACCCAAGCTACCCTCACTTGTGTCAGTTGCACCTTTTTAGGGAACGTTGGATCATATTGAGCAGAATTTACATCGGCCATTGCATAGATAGTCGAGCGGCTGATACCTGTATATTCTTTAACGGCTTTGAGGCTAAGTAGCTGAGGAATATGGTTGCATTGCTCAATAAATGGTTGTGCTATATTTAAGTTTTCCATGATTATCTCCTTGTGAGTGAATGAGAGCGTCTGTTCTCATACAGTTACGGAGTCCCATATTTATTTACGGCGT
The window above is part of the Psychrobacter cryohalolentis K5 genome. Proteins encoded here:
- a CDS encoding Holliday junction resolvase-like protein, translating into MLVWAIQRIQLQNKALLQSERDVAQIRNDMLEREAGFQQQLAKDIKEAQKRSNNMQRNVLKGQIGEQFTPFITDFPYNPSDCRFMGEPIDYVIFQNLHECADGNVPIEDVHLIIAEVKTGNARLNQRQKIIKQVIENGQVSFKELRIKHCEDTEDMRVNVSA
- a CDS encoding tetratricopeptide repeat protein, with the translated sequence MNLQTLRQMFLYRLIVLGLLVGLEVPVVAADFTTTSVQANQGRASAQFNLGVMYDEGSGIAQDTAKAFEWYQKAAEQGNASAQFNIGWMYEHADGVSQDSVKAVEWYRKAADQGYGDAQYNLGWMYHNGRGIKKDYDQAMDWYLKAAYQGDAGAQNNIGDMYEKGAGVSKDNVKAAKWYLKAANQGYALAQNSLGLMYFEGRGVLQDKKQSRDWYSKACDNGDQPSCDQYAY
- a CDS encoding AAA family ATPase; its protein translation is MITYIRFNNFYSYSESTEVSFSLGKQPTKTDYDFYVDTTQDQYRLNKVTAVLGANGSGKTQLLKAIAFLRWFMCESTSSLDSEQPISFSQFALSNDEFSEFEFGFLLKNADGIYDEYRYELTLTQHSVVKEALYKKTSSQFSYVFIRHHDGDKLSYKHRNFVIPSLADDVKKNASLISYANLLDEPLAEAIFDMFNHYKTNVVSMGRLGSLSQSIPEMTELFARDDGLKQTAEKLLCQFDTGIDEINIKSVMMVNEGKQQEVLLPFGVHKVGDESFELMIYEESNGTQSAYSLLGLILPVLKNGGVAIIDELDNDLHPLLLPAIFDLFRSSHHNPHNAQLIFSCHTPEVFNLLNKHQIYLVEKYEQASESWRLDEMEGIRNDDNLYAKYMAGAFDAIPNL
- a CDS encoding competence protein CoiA family protein, with the translated sequence MSMSIAVNEQKQIVNVKQVERGLACMCFCFECGEPVVARKGDKNEHHFAHLNNKESCTIHPESILHKFAKQVIMQERYLTLPSLPDDENSEDKTWEFDHLIEEQAVSCIRPDIVATVDGEMMFIEVAVTSFIDTDKSDFIKQLGIKTVEIDLREIIAQGIELPSEEAKVHILDCASNKRWIFPAPKSLTIPVAPTPLPEPLYNCQSSTDENSNGSFDKGYTIYRFTINHAWVDVRVFNSGMVSIKCVTYNHDVIEILKQWRNEGGGQYNQKYKSWNYFKPFSDTVFQRLQEMDMTPTA
- a CDS encoding helix-turn-helix transcriptional regulator; this translates as MENLNIAQPFIEQCNHIPQLLSLKAVKEYTGISRSTIYAMADVNSAQYDPTFPKKVQLTQVRVAWVASEIAEWINEKIEARSA
- a CDS encoding DUF1788 domain-containing protein, which translates into the protein MTMSNVQACDKKSYDHLFSVISSEHFLKMQGLGNEVPFFICPFRPEESNEMLRLEDQLTKQLQKNGINILAINLYDLSIELLKEREIFDQILEVEQQIDKEQLKELLQGVLDPESHLAPAIASKLSSTEYDVLFLSGVGEVFPYIRSHNVLNNLQSTAKEKPTVIFFPGAYTHSLESGASLDLFGRLHDDKYYRAFNIYHCEA
- a CDS encoding DUF1819 family protein; the encoded protein is MNSQKYNMSFTAGALLQPESVTIAKLYLELGDWDLVKDKVIAENLLQSRALSTLKRLSHEIIARLRTLNIDELTLLIESERQEQAYILWIAICRYYHFIADFATEVLRERFITFKPDLQHSDFDTFLNRKCDWHSELDSLSISTRKKLRQVLFKMLRDANFLDRKNNIQATMLSSRLIETIKRNGSRDIKYFTISENAI